TCTGGTTCTTCCGTGCGGTGCCACTCGTCGTGCAGCTGGTCGTTTGGTACAACCTCGGCTACCTTTGGCCGACCCTCGGCCTCGGCACGCCGTTCACCACCGACTTCTGGCTGTTCGAGGTGAACACAGTGCAGCTCATCTCAGCCTTCACCGCTGCGATCCTCGGCCTCTCGCTGCACGAGGCCGCGTACTCGGCCGAGATCATCCGCGGCGGCCTGCTCTCGGTCGACGCTGGCCAGCTCGAGGCCTCACGCGCCCTCGGCCTGCCCCGAGCCACCCGCTTCTTCCGCATCGTGCTGCCGCAGGCATTGCGCTCGATCGTGCCGAACGCGTTCAACTCGGTGATCGGCCTCGTCAAGGGCACCTCGGTCGTCTTCATCGTGGCCCTGCCCGAGCTGTTCTATACGGTGCAGGTCATCTACAACCGCAATCAGCTTGTGATCCCGCTGCTGCTCGTCTCGGTCGTCTGGTACGCCGTCATCACCACGCTGCTCAACATCGTGCAGTACTACATCGAGCGCCACTACGCCCGCGGCACCACGTCGCAGCTGCCGCCGACGCCGGCCCAGCGGGCACGCCGCTGGTTCGCCGCACGCCGACCGAACGTCGTCGCCACCTCGCTCGACCGCGCCGACGTCACGGCGCGGACCGGCTCGGTCGCGATCAGCGCCGGCGACGCGAACGCCCCCATCATCACTCGATAGGACACCGACATGACTTCGACTACCACTGCCCGCGGCCTCGTCGAGCTCCGCGACGTCCACAAGTCGTTCGGCGAGACCGAGGTGCTCCATGGCATCGACCTGACCGTGCGGCCCGGCGAAGTCGTCGTGCTGCTCGGCCCGTCCGGCTCCGGCAAATCGACCCTCCTGCGCGCCATCAATCACCTCGAAACGGTTGACCGCGGCGAGATCACCATCGACGGCGAGTTCATCGGCTACGCCGAGCGCGGCGACGAGTTGCTCGAGCTGCCCGAGCGCGAGATCCTCACCCGCCGGCTGCGGGTCGGCATGGTGTTCCAGCAGTTCAATCTGTTCCCGCACCTCACGGTGCTCGACAACGTCACGATTCCGGTGACCTCGCGCAAGCTGCGCAGCAAGGCGGATGCGGCGGCTCGCGGCCGCGAGCTGCTCGAGCGCGTCGGACTCGGCGCCCTCGCCGACCGCTTCCCACGCCAGCTCTCGGGCGGCCAGCAGCAGCGGGTCGCGATCGCTCGAGCCCTGATGCTCGACCCCGACGTGATGCTCTTCGACGAGCCGACGTCGGCGCTCGACCCGGAGCTCGTCGGCGAGGTGCTCGCGGTGATTCGCGACCTCGCCGAGCAGGGCCGCACCCTCATCGTCGTGACCCACGAGATCAGCTTCGCCCGCGAGGTCGCCGACCGCGTCGTGTTCATGGCCGACGGCCGACTCGTCGAACAGGGCAGCCCCGAGCAGGTGCTCAGTAACCCGGCCGAGGCGCGCACGCGCGACTTCCTGCGCCGGTTCCTGCAGCCGAACGACTAAACCACAGCCACCCATCCCACCCCTCTGGCCAACTTCAAGGAGACCACGTTGACCACTTTCCGCCACCGCCTGACCCGAATTGTGCCCGTGCTCGCGGCCGCAGCGCTCGCGCTGACCGCCTGCGCGAATCCGGTCAGCGAGGCGTCGACCGACGCCACGAACTCGGGCCCGAGCCTCGACCTCACGTCGAAAAACGCTGAGGACCGGCCGCACCAGGAGCCCGTCCAGGCGGCGATCGACGCACTCGAAGCGAGCGATTTCACCCCCATCAACGAGGGCTACCTCACCGTTGCGATCTCGCCCTACACGGCGCCGCTCGCGCTTGCCGCCGAGGATGACCCGAACACCATCATCGGCAGCGAGGCCGACTTCGCCCAGCTCATCGCTGACGGTCTCGACCGCGAGCTCAAGCTCGAAGCCGTGTCGTGGGCCGACTGGCCCCTCGGCATTCAGTCGGGCAAGTACGACCTCATCACCTCGAACGTGACGGTGACGGAGGAGCGCAAGGACCTCTTCGACTTTGCGACCTACCGCAACGACGTGCTCGGCTTCTCGGTGAAGTCGGGCAGCGAGATCACCTCGATCGAGTCGGCACCCGACGTGGCCGGCCTCAAGATCGTCGTGGGCTCGGGCACGAACCAGGAGAAGATCCTGCAGGCCTGGGACGAAGAGAACGTCGCGAACGGCCTCAAACCGGTCGAGTTCGTGTACTACGACGACAACGCCGCCGCAGTGCTCGCGCTGCAGTCGGGCCGAGTGGATGCGATCCTCGCGCCGAACGCCACCCTCGCGTACGCCGCGGCCCAGACCGGCGAAACCGAAGTGGTTGGCACGCTGAACGGCGGTTGGCCGGACACCGCGCAGATCGGTGCCACGACCGCGAAGGACAACGGCCTGATCGAGCCCGTGCAATTGGTGCTCAACGCCGCCATCGAGTCGGGCAGCTACCAGGAGGTCATCGACCGCTGGGCGCTTGACGCCGAAGCTGTTGACGAGTCGGAGATCAACCCAGAGGGCCTCCCTCGCCCGTAACGGCGAGGGGGTGACCCCCGGCCGCTGGCCGGGGTGATGCTCGGGTGGTGAACTCTGCCCCTGCACCGAATTCGCTTCCACGCGGCGTCTACGGTGAGTCCAGTTGCGTCACGGCGACGCTGCTGGCGCAGAGAGGTCACTCGAGCATGATCACCCCGGCCGAGGTACCCGGCGGTACCGGCCTCACCATCGGCGTCGGCCTCGACACCGTCACCGACCCGGCATTCGACTGGGATGGGTTCGCGAACCTCCTCGAGCGGGCGGGTGCCACGGGCGTGGCGCTGCTCGTCGGGCGACCTGAGCTGCTCGGCTTCCCCTGGAACGACCACGAGGAACGCTGGGCGCCGCGCGTCACCGGCGAGGTCGACCCGATTGCTCGGGCGCTGGCGGTGCTCGCGGCGAGCGAGGCCGACCCCGAGATCACGCTGGTCATCGACGTCACGGCGCCGAGGCACCTCCAGCACCACCCGGCAGACGCTGGTGTCTTTGCCGACGGCGTGGTCAGCGAGCAATTCCCATCGATTGCGAGCCTCGCACGGGGCCAGGTCGGTGCCGACCTCGTTGCGCTGTGCCGCGAGGTGAGCGATCGATACCAACCCGCACGCATCACGCTGACGTCGCTGATCCTCGAAGCGACATTCGGGGAAAGCGACCGCGAACTGTTCGCCGACATGACCGGCCTGCGAGATTTTCCCCGCGACGAAGCCGGCCACGCGGATGAGCTCGACCCGGTCGTGGTGGCCTGGCGCACGCGCTTGCTCACGGAGCTGGTCGCGCAAAGCTCGTCGGTCACGCTGCCGGGCACGCTCATCGACGTCGAGATGCGGGTGAACTGGGACGAGCCGGGCGCCGACCGCGCCGACTCGGGGCACGCGTATGCCGCGGTACTCGGTACTGGCAATGCCATCACGCTGTGGGACTCCTTTGGTCTCAATGACGAACCGCCCACGTACTCGGCCCAGCTCGCCGACGGGCTCGCGGCGCGCTTCGGCGTCGGCGAGCGCGAGCGCGTGACGATTTCGATCGGACTCTGGGGTCGACTCGGGGAGAGCGACGGCGCGACGATCTCGCCGTTCGACCTGCGCATCGCGGTCGAGAACACCTGGGGCATGGTCGGGCACGTCGAAGTCACCCCGGCGAGCCTGCTCGAGGCAGATCACTGGCGCGTGCTCGCCGAGCTGCGGGAGTCGCGCATCGGGCTGTGAGCAAGCGCGCACCGAGGCTGGCTAAACTGCCACCATGGAACCGGCACTCCTTATCACGCTCATCGTTATCGCCGTTGTGCTCGTCCTCCTGATCGTCTGGATCTGGGTGACGTACAACCGGCTCACGAAGAATCGCATTCGCGTCGATGAGGCGTGGAGCGACATCACGGTGCAGTTGAAGCGCAGGGCCGACCTGATTCCGAACCTCATCAACACGGTCGCTGGCTACGCGCAGCACGAGCAGCGAGTGTTCTCCGAAGTGACGCAGGCCCGCAGCGAGACGCTCTCGGCCTCGACGCCGGGGGAGGCCTCGGTTGCCGAGAACCACCTGCAGGGCGCGCTGCGCAGCCTGTTCGCCGTCGCGGAGGCCTACCCGCAGCTGCAGGCGAGCAACAACTTCACCCAGCTGCAGCGCGACCTCGTGCAGACGGAAGACAAGATCCAGTCGTCGCGTCGGTACTACAACGGCAGCGTGCGCGAGCTCAACACCTCGATCAAGGTGTTCCCGAACAACGTCGTTGCCGGCCCGTTCGGGTTCAGCGAGCGCGAGTTCTTTGACGTCGCCGACCGCGCGGCGATCTCCGAACCGCCTCGCGTGCAGTTCTAAACACACATGGCAGGATCCACCCGGGCCGAGCACCCTCGGCAGGCTGAGGAGCGGGAAGGCGACCTCGTCACGCGCCCGGTGCGCATCGCCGCGGCGTGGGCATGGCGATGGATCATCATCGTGCTCGCCTGCGTGCCAATCTTCTGGCTGCTCGCGAAGACGACGTTCATCGTCGTCCCGCTCGTGGTCGGTGTGCTCCTCACGGCGCTCCTCGTGCCGCTGACGAACTACCTGCGCAATCAGCTGCGTTGGCCGAAGGGCCTCGCGCTGCTCGCGGCGCTTGTCGCGTTGTTTGGCGCGATCGCGATCCTTGTCGGGCTCGTCGTGCAAGCGTTCCGCTCGGGCGAGCGCATCGACTTCACGCTGATCGAGGAGCGCTATCAGGAGCTCATGGTGTGGGCGGAGTCGTCACCGCTGCACCTCAGCGAAGACCAGCTCATCTCGTGGTTCCAAGGCATGAGTACCTGGCTCGAGACGAACGTCGGCACGCTCATCGAAACGACCCTGACCGCCGGCAGCACGCTGGGCGCCATCGCGACCGGGTTCGCCTTCGCGCTGTTCGCGCTCATTTTCTACCTGCTCGACGGCCGTCGCATCTGGCTGTTCGTCGTGAGCCTGTTCCCGCGCGCGGCCCGCGCTGCGGTCGACGGCGCGGGGGAGCGCGCGTGGATTACCGTCGGGCACTACGTGCGCGTGCAGGTGGTCGTGGCACTCATCGACGCCGTCGGCATCTTCATCGGCGCAGTTGTGCTCCAGGTGCCGTTCGCGCTCGCCATCGGCATCATTGTGTTCCTCTTCGCCTTCGTGCCGCTCATCGGTGCGTTTCTTTCCGGCGCGGTCGCGGTCGTATTGGCGTTGCTGTCGCACGGACTCTGGACCGCGGTGATTATGCTGGTCATCGTGGTTGCCGTCATGGCGATCGAGTCGAACGTGCTGCAACCCCTGATCATGGGGCAGGCCGTGCAGATCCACCCGCTGGCGATCCTGGTGTCGGTGAGCGCCGGCTCGATCTTCGCCGGAGTCGCTGGCGCCGTCGTCGCCGTGCCGATCGTCGCCGCGACGAACGTGATGGTGCGGTACATCGCATCCGGCAAATGGCGAGACGAACCAGACCCGACCGAGGGCATGGTCATGCAACTCGATACCAACGCCGCAAAGGTTCCCAAGCGGCGACCAATCAAAATTCGCGTGAGAAAGAAGGCCACTCCTGGTGAGTGATTCGCTCGACACCTCGTTCGTCCCCTCCCTTGACGACGTGCGGGCCGCCCAAGCGACCGTGCGCCAGACGGCGCGCATGACGCCGCTCGACTCCGCCAGGTTCCTGCAGCAGTACGTCGGTTCGCCGGTGTTCCTCAAGGCCGAGAACCTCCAGCGCACGGGCTCGTACAAGCTGCGGGGCGCGACCAACCGGCTTTCGAAGCTCAGCGCCGAAGAGCGCGCCCGCGGCGTGGTGGCCGCCTCCGCCGGCAACCACGCGCAGGGCGTCGCCTTCGCTGCCCGCGAGCTCGATATTCCCGCGACGATCTTCATGCCGAAGGGTGTGCCGATCCCGAAGTTTGAAGCGACGGCCGGCTACGGTGCCGAGATCCGCCTCGAGGGCGACAATGTCGCGGAGTCGCTCGCCGGCGCGCAACGCTTCGCCGAAGAGACCGGCGCGGTGTTCATCCACCCGTACGACCACCCCGACATCATCACCGGCCAGGGCACGCTCGCCCTCGACATCGTCGAACAGTTGCCCGAGGTCGACACCGTGATCGTGCCGATCGGTGGCGGCGGTCTCGCGAGTGGCCTCGGCGCGACGCTGAAGCAGTACGCTGCCGAGCAGGGTCGCGAGATTCAGATCATCGGCGTGCAGGCCGAAAACACGGCTCCGTTCCCCGTTTCGATGCGTGCGGGACATCCCGTGAAGATCGCGGCGCGGCCGACGATCGCCGACGGCATCGCCGTGGCCGAGCCGGGGCAGCTCACCTTCGAGGTCGTGCGCAAGTTCGTCGACCGCATCATCACGGTGTCTGAGGGCGACCTGTCGCGAGCCATCCTGCTGCTGCTCGAGCGGGCGAAGCTCGTTGCTGAGCCGGCGGGGGCTGCGGCCGTGGCCGCGATCCTCAGCGGCCAAGTGCGCGACACGGGTACGACGGTTGCGCTGCTCTCGGGCGGCAACATCGACCCGATGATGCTCGAGAAGGTGATCTCGCAGGGCCTCACCGCATCCGATCGCTACCTCAAGCTCGTCATCGGGCTGCAGGATGTGCCGGGTCACCTTGCGCGCATTGCCACGATCCTCGCGGAGATCGGCGCGAACGTCATCGAGGTGCTGCACACGCGGCACAACAAGGCGCTGCAGATCGACCGGGTTGAGCTCGAGGTCTCGGTCGAGACACGCGGCACAAACCACGCCCGCCAGGTCATCCAGGCATTGCGAGAGGCGGGCTACGAGCCGCGCATCGATCGAAACGCGACGGTGTAGCCCGCCTCCGCAGGGTGGCGCTTTGCGCCTAGCTCTCGAACGTCTCGACGTTGACGATCTCGACCTCGACCTGCTTCCCGTTCGGGGCCTCGTAGCTCGTCTTCTCGCCGATCTTCAGGCCGTCGATGACCTGGCCGATCGGGCTGTCGGGCGAGAAGATGCGCAGCTCGGTCTCGGAGGCAAGCTCAGTGCTCGCGTAGAGGAAGTGCTGCTCGCGACCGGCGACCTTCGCGGTCACGACGGTGCCGAGCACGACGGTGCCGTTTGCCTTCGGTGCCTCGCGCACCTCGGCGGTCTTGAGCAGCGCTTCGAGCTCGGTGATGCGGGACTCGATCTGGCCCTGCTCGTCCTTCGCTGCGTGGTAGCCGGCGTTCTCCTTGAGGTCGCCGTCTTCGCGCGCTTCCTGAATCTCCTTGGCAATCTCCGTACGTCGCGTCGTCGAGAGGAACTCGAGTTCCTGCGTGTAGCGGTCGTACGCGGTCTGCGTGAGCCAGGTGGGTTCAGAGGTAGTCATCGGTCATTCTCCTTGGATATAGCAGCGCAGCCCCGACGGCGTCGAGGCTGCAGCAATGCCGACAGTCTAGCCCCTTGGTTTGCACGGCAGGCAGACACGCCGGGCGATCGGGGTTTTATTCGCTGGTGGCGGAGGTGCTCGATTCGTTGACCCAGCACTCGCGGACTTCGGCGGTGTCGGCGGCGCTCGTGGTGCGCAGCGTGACGTGCACGGTCTGGTGCTGTTGGGTCTGCGGCTCGAGTTCGACCACTTGGTAGCCAACGATTGACGAGGACTCGTTGCTCGCCTGAATCGCGCACGCCACGGGCGTCCCCGGCTGCACCGAGACTCGTGCCGTCACTGTGGTCGCGCTCGGCGAACCGACTGTGAACCCGCCGGTTTGTGCCTCGATTGTCGCCCCTGGATTCAGGGCAGTGAGGGCCCAGAACACGACGACAGCGATGACGAGGGCGACCGCGACGCCGATCGAGACTCCCGTGCGTCGCCGCGATGCGCGCGGCGACTTGCCATACCTGGCGTCAAGATCGGTCACGTCGTGCAATCCTCGCGATAAGATTTCCCTTTAGTGCCAGCGTACCGCCCGCACTCTGTAGCAACGGAATCAGGAGTCTCCTGTGTCGCTTCGGCTGCTTGCCGTCCATGCCCACCCCGACGACGAATCGTCGAAGGGAGCCGCCACGTACGCGTCGTACGTTCACGACGGTGCGGAGGTGATGATCGTGAGCTGCACCGGCGGCGAAGCCGGCAGCATCCTCAACACCGCGGTGCACGCGCGTTCGCACGCTGAACGCGACCTACCGGGCCTGCGCCGACTCGAAATGTCCGAGGCGCAGCGCGTACTCGGCGTCGAGCACCGGTGGCTCGGCTACCGCGACTCCGGCATGCCCGGCGACGGCATCCTCGAACCGGGCACGTTCGCGCGCATCCCGCTCGAAGTGAGTGTGCGCCCGCTGCTGCGGCTTATCCGCGAGTTTCGTCCGCACGTGCTCGTGACCTATGACGAGAACGGCGGTTACCCGCATCCCGACCACATCCGCACTCACGAGGTGTCGATGCTGGCGTGGCAGCTTGCGGGTGAACAGCGGTACCCCGAGCTCGGTGAGCCGTGGGCCCCGAGCAAGCTCTACTACGACCGCACGATGAATCAACGCCGCGCGAAGTCGATGGCCGACCTCATCAAGGACCACCCCGAGGTGCACCTCACCGAGCGCATGGAGGCGATGCTCGAGCGGCTCATGAGCGTCGAGGCGAACCTCACGACGCAGATCTCGATCGAGCGCCACTTCGAGGTGCGCGACGCCGCGCTGCGTGCCCACGCGAGCCAGGTGGGGCCCGAAGATGAGTTCTTCTTCGGCTACCCGCGCGACCTCGAGCGCGAGGCCTACCCCTACGACGACTACGAGCTCGTCGCGAGCCGGGTGGCGTGTGAGCTGCCCGAAACCGACCTCTTCAACGGCATTGATGCGGAGGCCGACGCCAAGTGAATCAGGTAGTCACCACGTTGTTCCTCGCGGCAACCGCGACGCCGACGCCCACCGACCAGCCGTTTGACCCCGTCGACGTGACGCCTGGCCCGGTCGGATTCTTTGCGACCGCGGCGTTGTTCATCGCGGTGGGCCTCATTGCGATGAGCCTGATGCGCCGATCGGCACGCGCGAACGCCCGCTACGACATCCGCGAGCAGCTCGAGCGCGAAGAGCTCGAGCGCAAGGCTCGCGAGCGTGAGGGTGGCGAGGCTGCTGCTGCGGGCTCGGCTTCGGAGGCGGAGGGCACCGACCCGACGCAGGAAGCGCGGGGTGACGAGGACCGACGGTCATGACCGAGACGCGCAACACCGCCCACGTCGAGGGGCTCGGTACGTTCGAGCCGAGCGACACACTTACGACCATGCTGCGTCGCCGGGTAGCGGCGGGGCGCGACTCGGTTTTCGCCGAGCACCGCGTCGACGGCACCTTCACACCGATCACCATCGGCCAGCTTGACGACGACGTCCGTGCCCTCGCTCGCGGGCTCATGGCGGCAGGCGTGCAGACCGGCGACGCCGTCGGCATCATGGCGGGCACTCGCTACGAGTGGACCGTCGCGGACTTCGCGGTGCTGGCCGTCGGTGCGCTCGTCGTGCCGATTTACCACACCTCGTCGGCCGAGCAGCTCGTGTGGATGTGCACCGACGCCGACATTCGCACTGTCATCGTTGAAACCGAGGACCACGCCGCTCTTGCAGAGGGCGTGCGCGCCGACACCGCGCTCGAGCGCATCATCGTGATCGACCGTGGCGACCTCGACGGCCTCGTTGCGGAGGGCGTCGAGGCCGAGATCGGCGACGACGAGCTCGACGCCAGGGCCGCGAGCGTCGGCCTCGAAGACCTCGCGTCGATTGTCTACACCTCGGGCACAACGGGCCGGCCCAAGGGCGTCGAACTCACGCACCACAACTGGCTCGCGCACGTGATCAACGGCGTCAGCGAGCCGGGACTCGGCGAGGTCGTGCTGCCAAACGACGCGGGTGTCGCGAAACGTACGCTACTGTTCCTGCCGCTCGCGCACGTGTACGGCCGCTTCGCGCAGTTCCTGTGCGTGCACTCGAAGTCGGTGCTCGGCTACGCGCCGAACACGAAGAACCTCGTCACCGACCTGCAGGCCTTCGAACCGACGTGGCTCATCGCCGTGCCGCGCGTGTTCGAGACGGTCTACAACGCTGCGGATGCGAAAGCCGGCAAGGGCGTCAAGCTTCGGCTCTTCCGTTGGGCCGTCGACGTCGCGGTGGCGTACTCGGAAGCGCTCGACCGCGGCCGCCCGAACGTGGCCCTTCGCGCGCGCCATTCGCTCGCCGATCGGCTCGTGCTCGGCAAGCTGCGCGAGGTCATGGGCGGCAAGGTCGACTACGCGATCTCGGGCGGTGCGGCGCTGTCGCTGCGCCACGCGCACTTCTTTCGAGGTCTCGGCGTCACGATCATGGAGGGCTACGGCGCCACCGAGACGACGGCGCCCGCGAGCGTGAACCGCCCCGGCCGCATCAAGGTCGGCACCGTCGGTGCGCCCTATCCGGGCATGTCACTCGCCGTGGCCGACGACGGCGAAGTGCTCATCAAAGGTCCGAGCCTGTTCCGCGGCTACCACAACAACGCCGAGGCCACCGCTGAGGCGATCGACGGCGAGGGCTGGCTGCGCACCGGCGACCTTGGCGAACTTGACGCCGACGGCTACCTGCGAATCTCGGGCCGTAAGAAGGAGATCCTCGTCACGGCGGGCGGCAAGAACGTGCAGCCGGCCGTGCTCGAGAACGCGCTCCGCTCGCATCCGCTCATCGGCGAGATCATGGTGGTCGGCGAGGGAAAGCCGTTTATCGGCGCGCTCGTCGCCCTCGACGAGGCGATGCTGCCCGGTTGGCTCGAGAACCACGACATTGCGCCGTTGACGCTCGAGCAAGCGCGCACGAACGACGCCGTGCGCGCGACGCTGCAGGAGGCCATCGACCGGGCCAACGAGCACGTGTCGCGCGCCGAATCCATCCGCAAGTTCGAGATCGTGCCGCGCATGTTCAGCGAGGACCGCGGCGAGGTGTCG
The Gulosibacter sediminis genome window above contains:
- a CDS encoding amino acid ABC transporter permease (The N-terminal region of this protein, as described by TIGR01726, is a three transmembrane segment that identifies a subfamily of ABC transporter permease subunits, which specificities that include histidine, arginine, glutamine, glutamate, L-cystine (sic), the opines (in Agrobacterium) octopine and nopaline, etc.), translated to MTHITDTVTADAAPSTEGAARNADVTPSAATPARPVARRIRRQRHWGRWIFAAIALFLVAQFVVSLFRNPQWRWDVFAQYFFSQAVVEGLGLTLVLTVVSATIGFVLGGVLAVMRMSGSPILSSLASVYIWFFRAVPLVVQLVVWYNLGYLWPTLGLGTPFTTDFWLFEVNTVQLISAFTAAILGLSLHEAAYSAEIIRGGLLSVDAGQLEASRALGLPRATRFFRIVLPQALRSIVPNAFNSVIGLVKGTSVVFIVALPELFYTVQVIYNRNQLVIPLLLVSVVWYAVITTLLNIVQYYIERHYARGTTSQLPPTPAQRARRWFAARRPNVVATSLDRADVTARTGSVAISAGDANAPIITR
- a CDS encoding amino acid ABC transporter ATP-binding protein; this translates as MTSTTTARGLVELRDVHKSFGETEVLHGIDLTVRPGEVVVLLGPSGSGKSTLLRAINHLETVDRGEITIDGEFIGYAERGDELLELPEREILTRRLRVGMVFQQFNLFPHLTVLDNVTIPVTSRKLRSKADAAARGRELLERVGLGALADRFPRQLSGGQQQRVAIARALMLDPDVMLFDEPTSALDPELVGEVLAVIRDLAEQGRTLIVVTHEISFAREVADRVVFMADGRLVEQGSPEQVLSNPAEARTRDFLRRFLQPND
- a CDS encoding ABC transporter substrate-binding protein, translating into MTTFRHRLTRIVPVLAAAALALTACANPVSEASTDATNSGPSLDLTSKNAEDRPHQEPVQAAIDALEASDFTPINEGYLTVAISPYTAPLALAAEDDPNTIIGSEADFAQLIADGLDRELKLEAVSWADWPLGIQSGKYDLITSNVTVTEERKDLFDFATYRNDVLGFSVKSGSEITSIESAPDVAGLKIVVGSGTNQEKILQAWDEENVANGLKPVEFVYYDDNAAAVLALQSGRVDAILAPNATLAYAAAQTGETEVVGTLNGGWPDTAQIGATTAKDNGLIEPVQLVLNAAIESGSYQEVIDRWALDAEAVDESEINPEGLPRP
- a CDS encoding LemA family protein; the protein is MEPALLITLIVIAVVLVLLIVWIWVTYNRLTKNRIRVDEAWSDITVQLKRRADLIPNLINTVAGYAQHEQRVFSEVTQARSETLSASTPGEASVAENHLQGALRSLFAVAEAYPQLQASNNFTQLQRDLVQTEDKIQSSRRYYNGSVRELNTSIKVFPNNVVAGPFGFSEREFFDVADRAAISEPPRVQF
- a CDS encoding AI-2E family transporter — its product is MAGSTRAEHPRQAEEREGDLVTRPVRIAAAWAWRWIIIVLACVPIFWLLAKTTFIVVPLVVGVLLTALLVPLTNYLRNQLRWPKGLALLAALVALFGAIAILVGLVVQAFRSGERIDFTLIEERYQELMVWAESSPLHLSEDQLISWFQGMSTWLETNVGTLIETTLTAGSTLGAIATGFAFALFALIFYLLDGRRIWLFVVSLFPRAARAAVDGAGERAWITVGHYVRVQVVVALIDAVGIFIGAVVLQVPFALAIGIIVFLFAFVPLIGAFLSGAVAVVLALLSHGLWTAVIMLVIVVAVMAIESNVLQPLIMGQAVQIHPLAILVSVSAGSIFAGVAGAVVAVPIVAATNVMVRYIASGKWRDEPDPTEGMVMQLDTNAAKVPKRRPIKIRVRKKATPGE
- the ilvA gene encoding threonine ammonia-lyase is translated as MSDSLDTSFVPSLDDVRAAQATVRQTARMTPLDSARFLQQYVGSPVFLKAENLQRTGSYKLRGATNRLSKLSAEERARGVVAASAGNHAQGVAFAARELDIPATIFMPKGVPIPKFEATAGYGAEIRLEGDNVAESLAGAQRFAEETGAVFIHPYDHPDIITGQGTLALDIVEQLPEVDTVIVPIGGGGLASGLGATLKQYAAEQGREIQIIGVQAENTAPFPVSMRAGHPVKIAARPTIADGIAVAEPGQLTFEVVRKFVDRIITVSEGDLSRAILLLLERAKLVAEPAGAAAVAAILSGQVRDTGTTVALLSGGNIDPMMLEKVISQGLTASDRYLKLVIGLQDVPGHLARIATILAEIGANVIEVLHTRHNKALQIDRVELEVSVETRGTNHARQVIQALREAGYEPRIDRNATV
- the greA gene encoding transcription elongation factor GreA, which codes for MTTSEPTWLTQTAYDRYTQELEFLSTTRRTEIAKEIQEAREDGDLKENAGYHAAKDEQGQIESRITELEALLKTAEVREAPKANGTVVLGTVVTAKVAGREQHFLYASTELASETELRIFSPDSPIGQVIDGLKIGEKTSYEAPNGKQVEVEIVNVETFES
- a CDS encoding DUF4307 domain-containing protein translates to MTDLDARYGKSPRASRRRTGVSIGVAVALVIAVVVFWALTALNPGATIEAQTGGFTVGSPSATTVTARVSVQPGTPVACAIQASNESSSIVGYQVVELEPQTQQHQTVHVTLRTTSAADTAEVRECWVNESSTSATSE
- the mca gene encoding mycothiol conjugate amidase Mca gives rise to the protein MSLRLLAVHAHPDDESSKGAATYASYVHDGAEVMIVSCTGGEAGSILNTAVHARSHAERDLPGLRRLEMSEAQRVLGVEHRWLGYRDSGMPGDGILEPGTFARIPLEVSVRPLLRLIREFRPHVLVTYDENGGYPHPDHIRTHEVSMLAWQLAGEQRYPELGEPWAPSKLYYDRTMNQRRAKSMADLIKDHPEVHLTERMEAMLERLMSVEANLTTQISIERHFEVRDAALRAHASQVGPEDEFFFGYPRDLEREAYPYDDYELVASRVACELPETDLFNGIDAEADAK
- a CDS encoding AMP-dependent synthetase/ligase translates to MTETRNTAHVEGLGTFEPSDTLTTMLRRRVAAGRDSVFAEHRVDGTFTPITIGQLDDDVRALARGLMAAGVQTGDAVGIMAGTRYEWTVADFAVLAVGALVVPIYHTSSAEQLVWMCTDADIRTVIVETEDHAALAEGVRADTALERIIVIDRGDLDGLVAEGVEAEIGDDELDARAASVGLEDLASIVYTSGTTGRPKGVELTHHNWLAHVINGVSEPGLGEVVLPNDAGVAKRTLLFLPLAHVYGRFAQFLCVHSKSVLGYAPNTKNLVTDLQAFEPTWLIAVPRVFETVYNAADAKAGKGVKLRLFRWAVDVAVAYSEALDRGRPNVALRARHSLADRLVLGKLREVMGGKVDYAISGGAALSLRHAHFFRGLGVTIMEGYGATETTAPASVNRPGRIKVGTVGAPYPGMSLAVADDGEVLIKGPSLFRGYHNNAEATAEAIDGEGWLRTGDLGELDADGYLRISGRKKEILVTAGGKNVQPAVLENALRSHPLIGEIMVVGEGKPFIGALVALDEAMLPGWLENHDIAPLTLEQARTNDAVRATLQEAIDRANEHVSRAESIRKFEIVPRMFSEDRGEVSASTKLIRRVVEVNFAESMAKIYDRK